From a region of the Prosthecobacter debontii genome:
- a CDS encoding GspE/PulE family protein has translation MAPLSLSDVLYHTASQAGCRDQSRLRHALDEATDKRQPLIDAVLDANVVDEESFFSQLAHALNIPFAKDDSEAQEGLHNRFPAKLALRHRIFPTHVSAVEATVLTYNPFDLSARQAVGQELQKRVHWQIASRHRILEALHQGYGVGAENFEELLEGREGNDADDDMKQEVNVLDEADEEATVMNFVNQIFREGLKERATDIHVEPLERDLRIRYRVDGKLIEVPVPPNMRLLQASLVSRLKIMAHLDIAERRLPQDGRINLELDGEPIDVRVATIPSVNGESVALRLLTRKKFDMSAIGLDAETEAKFRKLIASPNGIILITGPTGSGKSTTLYTLLKELNTKDRRIVTIEDPVENKLDGIIQIAVKPEIDLTFAAGLRSILRGDPNVIMVGEMRDQETVEIAIRGALTGHLVFSTLHTNDAVGGISRLLDMGIEPFMVSSSVRAFQAQRLVRTLCPHCKAPAHHEDSYLRACGFPMEWRDKLFTPVGCRACRNTGFTGRLAIMEICMMTEALQEKINLRATTMELKVQALKDGMVPMRQYGFKKAAQGITTLEEVMTVTAASE, from the coding sequence TCCTCTACCATACCGCCAGCCAAGCTGGATGCCGGGATCAGTCCCGGCTACGCCATGCTCTGGATGAGGCTACGGATAAGCGGCAGCCCCTGATCGATGCCGTGCTGGATGCCAATGTGGTGGACGAAGAATCCTTCTTTTCCCAACTGGCCCATGCTCTGAATATCCCTTTTGCCAAAGACGATTCGGAAGCCCAGGAAGGGCTGCACAACCGATTCCCGGCCAAACTCGCCCTCCGTCATCGCATTTTTCCGACCCACGTCAGCGCAGTCGAAGCCACGGTTTTGACTTACAACCCCTTCGATCTCAGTGCCCGCCAAGCGGTCGGGCAGGAACTGCAAAAGCGAGTTCATTGGCAGATCGCCAGCCGCCACCGTATCCTGGAAGCGTTACATCAAGGCTACGGCGTCGGTGCCGAGAACTTTGAGGAACTGCTCGAAGGTCGCGAAGGCAACGACGCTGACGATGACATGAAGCAGGAGGTCAATGTCCTGGACGAAGCCGATGAAGAGGCGACTGTCATGAACTTCGTGAACCAGATCTTCCGAGAAGGTCTGAAGGAACGCGCCACCGACATTCACGTGGAGCCTCTGGAGCGTGATTTGCGCATTCGTTACCGGGTGGATGGCAAACTGATCGAAGTGCCCGTGCCTCCTAACATGCGATTACTCCAAGCCTCTCTGGTCTCGCGCCTGAAGATCATGGCGCACTTGGACATCGCGGAGCGCCGCCTGCCTCAGGATGGACGCATTAACCTGGAGCTGGATGGCGAGCCGATCGACGTGCGTGTCGCCACCATTCCTAGCGTCAATGGTGAGTCCGTCGCCTTACGTTTGCTCACTCGCAAAAAGTTCGACATGTCCGCCATCGGGCTGGACGCCGAAACGGAGGCCAAGTTCCGCAAACTCATCGCCTCACCGAACGGCATCATTCTCATCACAGGCCCTACTGGATCGGGTAAAAGCACCACGCTCTACACCCTGCTCAAGGAACTCAATACGAAGGACCGCCGTATCGTTACCATTGAAGATCCGGTGGAAAACAAGCTGGACGGCATCATCCAGATTGCCGTCAAACCCGAGATTGATCTCACCTTCGCCGCCGGGCTGCGCAGCATTCTCCGTGGCGACCCCAACGTCATCATGGTGGGGGAAATGCGCGACCAGGAAACGGTGGAAATCGCCATTCGCGGCGCCCTCACGGGTCACTTGGTGTTCTCCACCCTGCATACCAACGATGCGGTGGGCGGTATCTCTCGCTTGCTCGACATGGGCATCGAGCCCTTCATGGTTTCCTCCTCGGTTCGGGCCTTCCAAGCACAGCGCCTCGTCCGCACCCTGTGCCCTCACTGCAAGGCCCCAGCTCACCATGAAGACAGCTATCTGCGCGCCTGTGGTTTCCCCATGGAGTGGCGGGATAAACTCTTCACTCCGGTGGGATGCCGTGCCTGCCGCAATACCGGCTTCACTGGACGTCTGGCCATCATGGAGATCTGCATGATGACCGAGGCTCTTCAGGAGAAGATCAATCTCCGAGCAACGACCATGGAACTTAAAGTCCAAGCTCTCAAAGACGGCATGGTGCCGATGCGCCAGTATGGCTTTAAGAAAGCGGCTCAAGGCATCACCACACTGGAAGAAGTGATGACCGTCACAGCGGCGAGTGAATGA
- a CDS encoding addiction module protein has translation MTSQARLRSPLQRLFCTMTLSSNPPVDLPIEQLTVAQKWELFQALWIDLDVDAETQGEVPSWHLELLAEREQRLASGEAKLLPLEDFLEEMRKTMP, from the coding sequence ATGACATCTCAAGCACGATTGCGTTCCCCGTTGCAAAGACTATTCTGCACTATGACTCTGTCTTCAAATCCACCTGTTGATTTGCCCATCGAACAGCTCACTGTTGCCCAAAAATGGGAACTTTTTCAAGCGTTGTGGATTGATCTGGATGTCGATGCCGAAACACAAGGAGAAGTTCCGTCTTGGCATTTAGAACTCCTCGCTGAGCGGGAGCAACGTCTCGCATCGGGTGAAGCCAAACTCTTACCTCTGGAAGACTTTCTGGAAGAGATGCGCAAGACCATGCCATGA
- a CDS encoding type II secretion system F family protein encodes MPSFSYTALNASGQTITGSLAVGSKAEVFRKLEAQALTPIKVAEEAKSAQASAAAAAKLEDNQPVRLKRAQIILFTEELADMLDGGLQIDQALRVIAERQEDVALRRVSTILRDQLREGSTVAKALKKASPSFDDLYCNLVAAGEVSGSLSEILRRLAQNLAVMAELQAKVTSAMIYPAFLVSACVVLMIVFMTVMVPQITDLLAKSGQKLPFATQMLISFNTFLAQWWWVILAVLIITGLSFKAYIATPRGLMWWHETKLKLPLFGPVIATRFYAQFAHSMGSLVGNGVPLLNSIRLVSKISANVFIQSLLAKVTGLVAEGGALSSSLKKVSHFPLMLVDMIAVGEQTGMLGKSLEKCATRYDKELDKRIKRMTALISPIIIVFMAIIVGVVAYSIISAVFQSVNGIKSRA; translated from the coding sequence ATGCCCTCTTTCTCCTACACCGCGCTGAATGCTTCTGGCCAGACCATCACTGGCAGCCTCGCCGTTGGGTCCAAAGCTGAGGTGTTTCGTAAGCTGGAAGCGCAGGCTTTAACCCCCATCAAAGTGGCGGAGGAAGCCAAGTCCGCACAAGCCAGTGCGGCAGCCGCCGCTAAGCTGGAGGACAATCAACCCGTGCGGCTGAAGCGAGCCCAAATCATCCTGTTCACGGAAGAGCTCGCCGACATGTTGGATGGGGGGTTGCAGATTGATCAAGCCTTGCGGGTGATCGCTGAACGCCAGGAGGATGTCGCTCTCCGTCGTGTCTCCACCATTCTTCGAGACCAGCTCCGCGAAGGCTCCACCGTGGCCAAGGCTTTGAAAAAAGCCTCCCCAAGTTTTGACGACCTTTACTGCAATCTCGTCGCCGCGGGAGAGGTCAGCGGCTCCCTCTCGGAGATCTTGCGTCGTCTCGCCCAGAACCTCGCCGTCATGGCCGAGCTCCAAGCCAAGGTCACCTCGGCGATGATCTACCCGGCGTTCCTCGTCAGCGCCTGCGTCGTTCTGATGATCGTCTTCATGACGGTCATGGTGCCTCAAATCACGGATCTCCTGGCTAAAAGTGGGCAAAAACTGCCCTTCGCCACCCAGATGCTCATCAGCTTCAATACCTTCCTGGCTCAATGGTGGTGGGTGATCCTGGCCGTGCTGATTATTACCGGACTATCTTTCAAAGCCTACATCGCCACGCCCAGGGGCCTGATGTGGTGGCATGAGACGAAACTGAAGCTTCCTCTTTTTGGCCCCGTCATCGCGACCCGCTTTTATGCGCAATTTGCCCACTCCATGGGCAGCCTTGTCGGCAACGGCGTGCCATTGCTCAATAGCATTCGCCTCGTCTCCAAAATCTCCGCCAATGTGTTTATCCAGTCCCTCCTAGCCAAAGTCACGGGCTTAGTGGCGGAGGGGGGAGCCCTCTCCAGCTCCCTCAAGAAAGTGTCCCATTTCCCGCTGATGCTGGTGGATATGATCGCTGTCGGCGAGCAGACCGGCATGCTAGGTAAATCTCTGGAAAAATGCGCGACCCGGTATGACAAGGAATTGGATAAACGCATCAAGCGCATGACAGCCCTGATCTCCCCCATCATCATCGTCTTCATGGCCATCATCGTCGGCGTTGTGGCCTACTCCATCATTTCGGCCGTCTTCCAATCCGTCAATGGCATCAAGAGCCGCGCGTAA
- the gspG gene encoding type II secretion system major pseudopilin GspG, whose protein sequence is MKIPNRLQRLPRQAFTLIEIVIVLTIISILAAGSIYMLKGNVDVAKETRVDGDLQNIMTQLQLYEARNMRPPTTEQGLKALVEKPTTEPLPEKWTALMEEVPKDPWGQEYKYRYPAQKSKKPFDVWSVGKDGVDGNEDDIGNWKAGAK, encoded by the coding sequence ATGAAAATCCCAAACCGTCTCCAACGCCTCCCGCGTCAAGCCTTCACCCTCATCGAGATCGTGATCGTGCTCACGATCATTTCCATTCTCGCAGCAGGCTCCATTTACATGCTGAAAGGCAACGTGGATGTCGCCAAAGAAACCCGTGTGGATGGTGACCTGCAAAACATCATGACCCAGCTTCAGCTTTATGAAGCCCGCAACATGCGCCCCCCGACCACCGAACAAGGCCTGAAAGCCCTGGTGGAAAAACCCACCACTGAACCCCTGCCTGAGAAGTGGACCGCTCTCATGGAGGAAGTGCCCAAGGATCCTTGGGGCCAGGAATACAAGTATCGTTACCCAGCTCAAAAGTCCAAAAAACCCTTCGACGTCTGGTCCGTGGGTAAAGACGGTGTCGATGGCAATGAAGACGACATCGGCAACTGGAAGGCTGGGGCGAAGTAG